In Candidatus Defluviilinea proxima, a single genomic region encodes these proteins:
- a CDS encoding GxxExxY protein, with translation MQRNFPVLQNKNNQPLLEKDLTDKIIGAAIEVHKILGPGLLESAYQVCMEHESKLRDIPFERLVDLPLNYKGLDLDTGYVIDLVYDKRVIVELKAVERVIPVHEAQLLTYMKLTGIRVGLLLNFNVPVLKDGIYRRVL, from the coding sequence ATGCAACGTAACTTTCCTGTTCTGCAGAATAAGAATAATCAACCGCTATTGGAAAAAGACTTAACCGATAAGATCATCGGCGCGGCGATTGAAGTTCATAAGATACTTGGACCTGGATTACTAGAGTCAGCTTATCAAGTATGCATGGAGCATGAAAGTAAGTTGAGAGATATTCCTTTTGAACGTCTTGTAGATTTACCTTTGAATTACAAAGGTCTTGATTTGGATACTGGTTATGTAATTGACCTTGTTTATGACAAACGTGTAATCGTTGAATTGAAAGCCGTAGAGCGCGTTATCCCTGTTCATGAAGCGCAATTGTTGACTTATATGAAACTGACGGGGATTCGTGTTGGATTATTGCTCAATTTCAATGTCCCTGTTTTGAAAGACGGTATTTATCGCCGAGTTCTCTGA
- a CDS encoding FAD binding domain-containing protein: protein MNLWQNYIRPKNLTEAMDALANAPRPLLPIAGGTDLLLDLEQGRHAPVQTLVDVTSIAEMTLLEQRGDELFIGASVPVNRVATNPKVAHHAQALTEACNLIAGPQVRNVATLGGNVAHALPAADGTIALLALNAQVEVASTTGTRRIPFKELFLGPGKSSLKHGEELIVGFYVKTSEFLKNSEVSRVASCFKRIMRPQGVALPILNCAVWLDRENDSIKDIRIAIGPGGGTPFRATQAEDTLRGGTLNETTFESALEALLAQAKFRTSARRASADYRQHIVSGLFRDVVETAWSRVD, encoded by the coding sequence ATGAACCTTTGGCAGAATTACATTCGACCCAAAAATTTAACCGAAGCCATGGACGCGTTGGCGAACGCGCCACGTCCGTTGCTTCCCATCGCTGGGGGAACCGATCTTCTTCTCGACCTTGAACAAGGCCGTCATGCTCCCGTCCAAACACTTGTGGATGTGACTTCCATCGCTGAGATGACTCTCCTCGAGCAAAGAGGGGATGAACTCTTCATCGGTGCCTCCGTCCCGGTCAACCGCGTCGCGACCAACCCCAAAGTTGCCCATCACGCCCAAGCTTTAACCGAAGCCTGCAACCTGATCGCCGGGCCGCAAGTCCGCAATGTGGCAACGCTTGGAGGCAATGTCGCGCACGCCCTCCCCGCCGCAGACGGGACGATTGCACTGCTGGCGTTGAACGCGCAAGTGGAAGTCGCAAGCACAACGGGCACACGTCGCATCCCATTCAAAGAATTATTTTTGGGGCCGGGTAAATCATCTCTCAAGCATGGTGAAGAACTTATCGTTGGCTTTTACGTTAAGACCTCCGAGTTCTTAAAGAACTCGGAGGTCTCGCGCGTTGCCTCCTGTTTCAAACGCATCATGCGTCCGCAAGGCGTAGCACTTCCCATCTTGAACTGCGCCGTCTGGCTTGATCGCGAGAACGACAGTATCAAAGATATTCGCATTGCCATCGGCCCCGGCGGCGGGACACCCTTCCGTGCCACCCAAGCCGAAGATACTTTACGTGGAGGAACTCTCAACGAAACAACATTTGAATCCGCGCTCGAAGCCTTGCTCGCCCAAGCCAAGTTTCGCACGAGTGCAAGAAGAGCCAGTGCCGATTATCGTCAGCATATTGTCAGCGGGTTGTTTAGGGATGTGGTTGAAACGGCGTGGTCGAGAGTAGACTAA
- a CDS encoding ABC transporter ATP-binding protein — MTEFHTLSSGQPRIDTLEMRGITKRFPGVLASDHIDFDVQAGEVHALLGENGAGKSTLMKILYGLYHPDEGEILLNGKAVSIDSPNDSIKLGIGMIHQHFMLVETLTVAENVALGMPSSRGMLTDLDQVSKRILSLADRYGLKIDPSAYIWQLSVGQQQRVEIIKALYRGAALLILDEPTAVLTPQEVDELFVIMRQMAKDGHGLIFISHKLHEVIEISNRVSVLRDGRKMGTRPTSEITKQDLANWMVGREVGFIPDRGQAELGEIRLQVENLSCGSDRGITGLSNVNLEVRSGEILGIAGVSGNGQRELAEAITGLRNVTGGKVFLDGTDITNNPPGTITDRMLSYIPEERMRDGMIKDFTVAENMILREHQQQPYSRYGFLNLKGIASHTDELIAKFRIKTPSRDTLAKNLSGGNIQKIVLAREISRAPRVIIAAQPTRGLDIGATEYVREQLLVERRKGTAIILISEDLDEILALSDRIAVLYEGQVMDTLPRAEATPERLGLLMAGVHPDKENLAVQ, encoded by the coding sequence ATGACCGAATTCCATACACTTTCTTCAGGACAACCCCGTATCGATACGCTTGAAATGCGAGGGATCACCAAGCGTTTTCCCGGTGTGCTTGCCAGCGATCACATTGACTTTGATGTGCAGGCTGGTGAGGTGCATGCGTTATTGGGTGAGAATGGTGCAGGCAAAAGCACACTCATGAAGATCTTGTACGGGTTGTATCACCCTGATGAAGGGGAGATCTTGTTGAATGGAAAAGCGGTCAGCATCGATTCCCCGAACGACTCCATCAAACTTGGCATTGGCATGATCCACCAGCACTTCATGCTTGTGGAAACGCTCACCGTGGCAGAGAACGTCGCTTTAGGAATGCCCTCCTCGCGTGGGATGTTAACCGACCTCGATCAGGTCTCGAAGCGCATTTTGTCACTGGCCGACCGCTACGGCTTGAAGATCGATCCATCCGCTTACATCTGGCAACTTTCAGTGGGACAACAACAACGTGTTGAAATTATCAAGGCTCTTTATCGCGGAGCCGCTTTACTTATTTTGGATGAACCGACCGCCGTCCTCACCCCGCAGGAGGTGGACGAATTATTTGTCATCATGCGCCAAATGGCTAAAGATGGGCATGGCCTGATCTTCATCTCTCACAAGTTGCATGAGGTCATTGAGATCAGCAATCGAGTCTCTGTGTTACGCGATGGGCGAAAGATGGGAACCCGCCCTACATCTGAGATCACCAAGCAAGATCTGGCGAACTGGATGGTGGGACGTGAAGTTGGCTTTATACCGGATCGTGGTCAGGCTGAGCTTGGAGAGATCCGCCTGCAGGTGGAGAATCTTTCCTGTGGCAGTGACCGTGGTATTACAGGCTTGTCGAATGTCAATCTCGAGGTGCGGTCTGGTGAAATACTTGGCATCGCGGGTGTTTCTGGCAACGGACAGCGTGAATTGGCAGAAGCGATCACAGGCTTGCGCAATGTAACAGGCGGAAAAGTATTTCTCGATGGGACCGATATCACCAACAACCCACCGGGCACCATCACAGATCGAATGCTTTCTTATATTCCTGAAGAACGCATGCGCGATGGCATGATCAAAGATTTTACTGTTGCCGAGAACATGATCTTGCGGGAACATCAACAACAGCCCTATTCCCGTTATGGATTTCTCAACCTGAAAGGTATCGCATCACACACCGACGAGTTGATCGCAAAGTTCCGCATCAAAACGCCATCACGTGATACGCTTGCCAAGAACCTCTCTGGCGGTAACATTCAAAAGATCGTCCTTGCGCGCGAGATTTCGCGTGCGCCGCGCGTTATCATTGCCGCCCAACCCACGCGTGGACTTGACATCGGTGCTACTGAATATGTCCGTGAACAACTTCTCGTAGAACGCCGTAAGGGCACAGCTATTATCCTTATCTCTGAAGACCTTGATGAGATCCTTGCCCTCTCCGACCGCATCGCTGTTTTGTATGAAGGACAGGTTATGGATACCTTGCCACGTGCAGAAGCCACACCGGAACGTTTGGGCTTGTTAATGGCAGGAGTCCATCCTGATAAAGAGAATCTCGCAGTACAATAA
- a CDS encoding BMP family ABC transporter substrate-binding protein: MSISACGTAATPTEAPATEEAPATETPVVEATATEAPTEAPAMEPFRVAVVMPSAINDLAFSQSMYDALVRIQEEMGGPEYFEFVYSESMFVVDDAAAAIRDYASQGYDLVIAHGSQYGSSLQEIAPDFPETSFAWGTTADTFGLPNIFAYEAASQEGGYVNGVLAATLSTSKVIGVVGPIETGDAKLYIEGFKAGVAATSPEVTVNVNYIGSFSDVALASEAATTHISAGADVLTGTAQMVVGAIGKAEEAKALWFGTQSNQTSLAPSIVVASQVYHWEGVLKEIITKVQAGTYGGESFKITLANGGEVIEFNPDYALTDDVKALAETTIAGISDGSITITLP, from the coding sequence ATGAGCATCAGCGCTTGTGGAACAGCCGCCACCCCCACAGAGGCCCCTGCAACTGAGGAAGCTCCAGCAACAGAAACGCCGGTTGTTGAAGCGACCGCAACAGAAGCGCCTACAGAAGCCCCAGCAATGGAACCTTTCCGTGTTGCTGTGGTGATGCCCAGTGCCATCAATGATCTGGCCTTCAGCCAGAGCATGTATGATGCCCTGGTACGTATTCAGGAAGAAATGGGTGGACCCGAGTACTTCGAGTTCGTCTACTCTGAGAGCATGTTTGTTGTGGATGACGCCGCCGCAGCAATCCGGGATTACGCCTCTCAGGGATATGACTTGGTCATTGCACATGGTTCCCAGTATGGTTCCTCACTTCAGGAGATCGCGCCGGATTTCCCTGAGACGAGTTTTGCCTGGGGCACCACTGCCGATACATTTGGACTGCCGAACATCTTTGCCTACGAAGCCGCTTCTCAAGAGGGTGGTTACGTCAATGGTGTCTTGGCCGCGACCCTTTCCACCAGCAAGGTCATTGGTGTGGTGGGACCGATCGAAACAGGTGATGCCAAACTCTATATCGAGGGCTTTAAGGCCGGTGTCGCTGCGACCAGCCCCGAAGTCACTGTGAACGTGAACTACATCGGCTCTTTCTCAGACGTGGCGCTTGCCTCTGAAGCCGCAACGACTCATATCTCCGCTGGTGCCGATGTCCTGACTGGAACTGCGCAGATGGTCGTGGGCGCGATCGGTAAGGCTGAAGAAGCCAAGGCGCTTTGGTTTGGAACCCAGTCGAACCAGACATCTCTGGCTCCCTCCATTGTGGTTGCCAGCCAGGTGTATCACTGGGAAGGCGTTTTGAAAGAGATCATTACAAAGGTTCAGGCCGGTACGTATGGCGGCGAATCCTTCAAAATCACTCTTGCGAACGGTGGGGAAGTGATCGAGTTCAATCCTGATTATGCATTGACGGATGATGTTAAGGCTTTGGCTGAAACCACCATTGCTGGAATCTCCGACGGCTCTATCACGATCACTCTGCCGTAA
- a CDS encoding ABC transporter permease, with product MSDLLSVTTLIGILASGIRLATPYLYAALGETFSQRSGVLNLGVEGQMLLGAFVAFYVALTTGNLWLGVFAAIFVGALMGLAMAYVTVNLHAQQGISGIGFYLFGLGMSDLLFQKLLGTVETVKGFPKIYIPGLSDLPILGEIFFSQNIMVYLAYLLVPIVWFVLNKTTLGLKIHAVGENPDAADSLGVNVGRIRYFTVILGGCFSGIAGASMSIALLNVFQQNMTSGQGFIAVALVYFGAWRPIGVLGGALLFSLVNALQLWIQVLNIPIPSEIAIMMPYVLTILVLAASVSRVKGPSALTKPFEREA from the coding sequence ATTTCTGACCTTTTATCTGTCACGACCTTAATTGGCATTCTCGCCTCTGGGATTCGTCTTGCCACTCCCTATTTGTATGCGGCATTGGGTGAGACGTTCAGTCAACGGAGTGGTGTACTTAATCTTGGTGTGGAAGGCCAAATGCTTTTAGGAGCATTTGTAGCTTTTTATGTCGCTCTTACAACGGGAAATCTTTGGCTGGGTGTTTTTGCCGCTATTTTTGTCGGAGCATTGATGGGATTGGCGATGGCTTATGTCACGGTCAATTTGCATGCGCAACAGGGAATCAGCGGGATCGGTTTCTATCTCTTTGGCTTGGGCATGAGCGACCTGCTCTTTCAAAAGCTGTTGGGCACCGTGGAAACTGTGAAAGGGTTTCCGAAGATCTATATCCCTGGCTTGAGTGATCTTCCGATCTTGGGCGAGATTTTTTTCAGCCAGAACATTATGGTCTATCTGGCATATTTGCTGGTGCCAATTGTTTGGTTCGTGTTGAACAAGACCACGCTGGGGTTGAAGATCCATGCTGTGGGCGAGAATCCAGATGCCGCAGATTCACTCGGCGTCAACGTGGGACGCATCCGTTACTTTACTGTGATCCTAGGCGGTTGTTTTTCAGGAATCGCTGGCGCGTCCATGTCCATCGCGTTGTTGAATGTCTTTCAACAGAATATGACCAGCGGACAAGGATTCATAGCCGTGGCCTTGGTCTACTTCGGCGCATGGAGACCCATCGGGGTGTTGGGCGGTGCGCTTTTGTTCAGCCTGGTTAATGCCTTGCAGTTGTGGATACAGGTGCTGAATATCCCGATCCCTTCTGAAATTGCGATCATGATGCCATATGTCTTGACAATTTTAGTGTTGGCGGCTTCTGTTTCACGCGTTAAAGGGCCTTCGGCCTTGACCAAACCCTTTGAGCGGGAAGCTTAA
- a CDS encoding ABC transporter permease, giving the protein MKKIFQGDWFSQLIDGLLPVFATLLALLVGAVFLLMLRVNPLEAYAALWDGAFGSTNALAETLVKATPLLLVSLGICISFRGDMINIGGEGQMIVGALLATWLGLTFTNLPGWLVIVMAMVAGFIGGAIWGGIPGLLKAYFRVNEILSTVMMNAIAVQLMNFLLRDLLIDPSQAKLASKIPQTARLAEIFRLPRLAPTRLHLGALIAVLLAILVYILLWRTTLGYRIRSVGQNVYAALYAGIKVKRYMVLSLLLSGAFAGLAGAVQVYGVNYRMITDGSASGFTGSAGFNGIVVALFGQLHPLWSIPASILFGALLVGANTMQRAVQVPSALVTAINGLVVVFVVSSEIWRRRRQRHRLAHAKQDETSSPVDTKKVDPIESDS; this is encoded by the coding sequence ATGAAGAAAATATTTCAAGGAGATTGGTTTTCGCAACTGATTGATGGTCTTTTGCCGGTCTTTGCCACATTGCTGGCATTATTGGTCGGCGCTGTCTTTTTGTTGATGTTACGCGTGAATCCATTGGAAGCCTATGCGGCACTTTGGGATGGCGCGTTTGGCAGTACGAATGCGTTGGCTGAGACCTTGGTCAAGGCCACACCGCTTCTGTTGGTAAGTTTGGGGATCTGTATTTCCTTCCGTGGCGATATGATCAATATCGGTGGCGAAGGGCAGATGATCGTAGGCGCACTCCTCGCCACATGGCTCGGCCTGACGTTCACGAATTTGCCGGGGTGGTTGGTGATCGTCATGGCGATGGTGGCGGGATTCATTGGCGGCGCGATCTGGGGAGGTATCCCCGGTTTATTGAAAGCATATTTCAGGGTGAATGAAATTCTCAGCACTGTAATGATGAATGCTATTGCAGTGCAGTTGATGAACTTCCTATTGCGTGATTTGCTGATCGATCCGTCGCAAGCTAAATTGGCTTCCAAGATTCCACAAACAGCCAGATTGGCAGAGATCTTTCGCCTACCGCGTTTGGCTCCAACAAGATTACACCTTGGTGCATTGATCGCTGTCCTTCTCGCCATTCTGGTCTATATTCTGCTTTGGCGCACAACGCTTGGATATCGCATCCGTTCGGTGGGACAGAACGTGTATGCCGCACTGTACGCTGGCATCAAAGTAAAACGTTACATGGTTTTGTCGTTGTTGTTGAGCGGTGCATTCGCTGGTTTGGCTGGGGCTGTACAAGTCTATGGCGTGAACTATCGCATGATCACAGATGGCTCTGCATCGGGCTTTACTGGCAGTGCAGGTTTCAATGGAATTGTTGTTGCACTGTTTGGTCAGTTGCATCCACTATGGTCGATCCCTGCTTCGATCCTATTCGGCGCACTTTTGGTCGGTGCGAATACGATGCAAAGGGCCGTACAAGTTCCTTCCGCATTGGTCACCGCGATCAACGGATTGGTCGTCGTGTTCGTCGTCAGTAGTGAAATCTGGCGTCGTAGGCGGCAGAGACACAGGTTGGCACACGCAAAGCAGGATGAAACATCATCACCGGTGGATACGAAAAAAGTTGATCCGATAGAGAGCGATTCATGA
- a CDS encoding ABC transporter permease — MDPIIILQAGVASGTVLLFATLGEVLAERSGVLNLGVEGMMLIGAMTGFSVTIATGNPWLGVLAAMLAAGLVSQIHAFITITLQADQVVSGLALTFVGTGISLVLGEGLSKAGTVSLMPNFSIPLLSAIPILGPIFFTNQSVLVYIGYLMVPLAWYYINRTRPGLHLRAVGEYPSAADALGINVFRLRYAYVFVGGMLAGLGGATISLAVAPGWFSELTTGGQGWIAVGLVIFAQWDPIRAAVGSYAFGALRRLILDIQGPLVLFGFKNPFYYNSSLGFFLQMLPYAFTVIVLVIGSREAIRKRLGAPAALGNPYIRGERGK, encoded by the coding sequence ATGGATCCTATTATCATTCTTCAGGCTGGTGTTGCCAGCGGGACAGTTCTGCTCTTTGCCACATTGGGCGAAGTGTTGGCAGAACGTTCGGGTGTTTTGAACCTCGGTGTGGAAGGCATGATGCTCATTGGCGCCATGACCGGTTTTAGCGTGACCATTGCCACGGGTAATCCGTGGTTGGGTGTGTTGGCGGCGATGCTGGCCGCTGGCCTCGTCAGTCAGATCCACGCTTTCATTACCATTACCCTGCAAGCCGATCAGGTTGTCAGCGGGTTGGCGCTCACTTTTGTGGGCACAGGCATCAGTCTGGTTTTAGGCGAGGGCTTGAGCAAGGCAGGTACAGTTTCACTCATGCCCAATTTTTCAATCCCGTTACTTTCTGCGATCCCCATACTCGGCCCCATCTTTTTCACGAATCAAAGTGTGTTGGTTTACATTGGGTACTTAATGGTTCCGTTGGCGTGGTATTACATCAACCGCACGCGCCCGGGCCTTCATCTACGTGCGGTGGGTGAGTATCCCTCTGCGGCGGATGCGCTCGGTATCAACGTGTTCCGTCTACGTTATGCGTATGTGTTCGTCGGTGGTATGTTGGCTGGGCTCGGTGGCGCCACTATCAGTCTTGCGGTTGCGCCCGGTTGGTTCAGTGAATTGACCACAGGTGGGCAGGGCTGGATCGCAGTCGGCCTCGTGATCTTCGCGCAATGGGACCCAATCCGTGCCGCGGTCGGTTCCTATGCCTTTGGCGCACTTCGCCGTCTTATCCTCGATATTCAGGGGCCGCTTGTATTATTCGGTTTTAAGAATCCGTTTTACTACAATTCGTCTCTTGGCTTCTTCTTGCAGATGCTTCCGTATGCGTTCACGGTCATTGTGTTGGTGATCGGTTCGCGCGAAGCCATCCGTAAACGACTCGGTGCACCTGCCGCATTGGGCAATCCATACATCCGTGGTGAACGTGGAAAGTAG
- a CDS encoding ABC transporter permease: protein MAESTLIKKRFPWRLKLEPRLDEPSTLLSLLVTLGAMVVALALGGVVIAAVGGNPFVSYAYIAKASFGDAGVLSDTIVKATPIILTALACSIAFRMKLWNIGAEGQFIMGAWGASAVVLAPLVSAEASRWLFIPVMALAGMSMGAAWGFIPGYLKAKFNVNEIISSLMLNYIAVSWVNFWIFGVWSEGGFQMSPKFPVGASLPRLSEYAKTIPAFRGLTTHAGLLFGIVAAIILWFIVFRSRWGYEIRLIGDNPQAAKYAGVNIIRNTIFVMALSGALAGLGGMSEVAGVVRRLQTSPIAAGYGFTGIIVAWLAKLNPLVIIIVSILFGALILAGREIQPSGIPKMIQGIILVCLIASDFLLRYRLRITRGEE, encoded by the coding sequence ATGGCTGAATCCACTTTGATAAAGAAACGTTTTCCCTGGCGGCTCAAATTGGAGCCGAGGCTGGATGAACCCTCCACGCTACTTTCACTGTTGGTGACGTTGGGTGCGATGGTCGTTGCGTTGGCATTGGGTGGGGTGGTCATTGCGGCTGTGGGAGGAAATCCGTTTGTTTCGTATGCGTATATTGCCAAGGCTTCGTTCGGCGACGCTGGCGTTTTATCGGATACGATCGTGAAGGCTACACCGATCATTCTGACAGCATTGGCATGTTCGATCGCGTTCCGCATGAAACTGTGGAACATCGGCGCCGAGGGACAATTCATCATGGGTGCCTGGGGTGCGAGTGCAGTGGTGTTGGCGCCTTTGGTCTCTGCTGAAGCTTCACGCTGGTTGTTCATCCCTGTGATGGCGTTGGCGGGTATGAGTATGGGCGCGGCATGGGGATTTATCCCCGGCTACCTCAAGGCAAAGTTCAATGTGAATGAGATCATCAGTTCGCTGATGTTGAATTACATTGCTGTATCGTGGGTGAACTTTTGGATCTTCGGCGTATGGAGTGAAGGTGGTTTTCAGATGAGCCCGAAGTTCCCGGTGGGAGCTTCGCTTCCGAGACTTTCAGAATATGCCAAGACCATTCCTGCATTTCGAGGCCTCACCACTCATGCAGGTCTGTTATTTGGAATTGTTGCGGCGATCATTTTGTGGTTCATCGTATTTCGAAGTCGTTGGGGATATGAGATCCGTTTGATCGGTGATAACCCGCAAGCCGCGAAGTATGCAGGTGTAAACATTATACGGAACACGATCTTTGTGATGGCGCTTTCTGGTGCATTGGCGGGCCTCGGTGGGATGAGCGAAGTGGCGGGTGTGGTGCGTCGCTTGCAGACTTCTCCCATTGCGGCAGGATATGGCTTTACAGGGATCATCGTTGCGTGGCTGGCAAAATTAAATCCGCTGGTGATCATTATCGTTTCAATCCTGTTCGGCGCTTTGATCCTGGCGGGGCGTGAAATTCAACCCTCGGGCATTCCAAAAATGATCCAGGGGATCATCCTTGTCTGTCTCATTGCGAGCGATTTCCTTTTGCGTTATCGCCTGCGAATCACACGAGGGGAGGAATAA
- a CDS encoding ABC transporter ATP-binding protein, translating to MKGIVKRFPGVLANDHVDFELRAGEIHALLGENGAGKSTLMNVLAGLYKQDSGIIKVKGKVLEFSSPRDAINAGVGMVHQHFMLVPSQTVTENILLGLDEPRFFMRLNEYDKKIADLGDQFGLKVDPRAKIWQLSVGEQQRVELLKMLYRGADVLIMDEPTAVLAPTEIDGLFETLRAMTAQGKSVIFISHKLQEVTAIADRVSVLRRGVATASGIPAKGVTKQQLASMMVGRDVVLFVDKKPKEPGNVILDVQNVFAENDKGLPSLRGLSLNVREGEIVGIAGVAGNGQIELSQVITGMRKCTQGDVILNGNKVSNRDTLYGIQNGMSYVPEDRTHVGSSPNLSVTDNVIMKNYRKSPISKGSMLDMSAATKFAKELKEAYDIIVPTVNTPVRLLSGGNLQRVILAREISGHPNFMVAVQPTRGLDVGAIEGVQRLLLTQREAGAGVLLISEELEELLALSDRIYIVYEGKIMGEVKVDSAEPDQSLIEAIGQMMTGTPLEQIHKEGV from the coding sequence ATGAAAGGCATTGTCAAACGCTTTCCCGGCGTGCTTGCCAATGACCATGTCGATTTTGAGTTACGTGCCGGGGAGATCCATGCCTTGTTGGGGGAGAACGGCGCAGGCAAAAGCACATTGATGAATGTGCTGGCTGGTTTATATAAGCAGGATTCAGGTATTATCAAAGTAAAAGGCAAGGTGTTGGAGTTTTCCTCTCCACGGGATGCCATTAATGCGGGGGTTGGCATGGTGCATCAACATTTCATGCTTGTCCCCTCCCAAACGGTGACCGAGAATATTTTGCTTGGTCTCGATGAACCACGTTTCTTTATGCGTTTGAACGAGTACGATAAAAAGATCGCGGACCTTGGCGATCAATTTGGACTTAAAGTTGACCCGCGCGCGAAGATCTGGCAACTGTCTGTGGGTGAGCAACAGCGCGTGGAGTTGTTGAAGATGTTGTATCGCGGCGCTGATGTGTTGATCATGGATGAGCCGACAGCCGTTCTTGCGCCGACAGAGATCGATGGATTATTTGAAACATTACGCGCGATGACGGCGCAGGGCAAGTCCGTTATTTTTATCAGTCATAAATTGCAAGAGGTGACAGCCATTGCTGACCGTGTCAGCGTATTGCGGCGCGGAGTAGCGACGGCTTCGGGTATCCCTGCCAAGGGCGTGACGAAACAGCAATTGGCGAGCATGATGGTTGGGCGGGATGTAGTTCTGTTCGTAGATAAAAAGCCCAAAGAACCGGGGAATGTGATATTGGATGTACAGAATGTATTTGCCGAGAACGATAAGGGATTGCCCTCCTTGCGTGGGCTTTCTCTCAATGTCCGTGAAGGGGAGATCGTGGGTATTGCCGGTGTAGCGGGGAATGGCCAGATCGAGTTATCTCAGGTTATCACGGGAATGCGTAAATGCACGCAAGGCGATGTGATATTGAATGGCAATAAGGTCAGCAATCGTGATACGTTGTATGGCATTCAAAACGGCATGTCCTATGTTCCTGAAGACCGCACGCATGTTGGCAGTTCGCCCAACTTGAGCGTAACAGATAACGTCATCATGAAGAATTATCGCAAGTCGCCGATCTCGAAAGGCTCCATGTTGGATATGAGCGCGGCTACGAAATTTGCGAAAGAACTCAAAGAAGCTTATGACATCATCGTGCCCACAGTGAATACACCTGTGCGACTTCTTTCGGGCGGAAATTTACAACGTGTGATCCTTGCGCGTGAAATTTCAGGACATCCCAACTTTATGGTTGCGGTTCAACCTACCCGTGGGCTGGATGTCGGCGCGATTGAAGGTGTCCAACGCCTATTGTTGACACAGCGCGAAGCGGGCGCCGGGGTGTTGCTTATTTCGGAAGAGTTGGAAGAGTTGCTGGCTTTGAGTGACCGTATCTATATTGTTTATGAAGGAAAGATCATGGGTGAGGTCAAGGTCGATTCCGCTGAACCAGACCAAAGCCTGATCGAGGCGATTGGTCAAATGATGACCGGTACACCGTTGGAACAAATCCATAAAGAGGGAGTTTAG